A region from the Peromyscus maniculatus bairdii isolate BWxNUB_F1_BW_parent chromosome 5, HU_Pman_BW_mat_3.1, whole genome shotgun sequence genome encodes:
- the Eef1e1 gene encoding eukaryotic translation elongation factor 1 epsilon-1 produces MAAAAELKLLEKSLGLRPGNKYSAQGERQVPVLQTNNGPSLMGLATIATHLVKQANKEHLLGSTAEEKAIVQQWLEYRITRVDGHSSKEDTHSLLKDLNSYLEDKVYLAGYNFTLADILLYYGLHRFIVDLTVQEKEKYLNVSRWFCHIQHYPDIRQHLSSVVFIKNKLYANSH; encoded by the exons ATGGCGGCGGCCGCGGAGCTGAAGCTGCTGGAGAAGTCTTTGGGGCTGAGGCCGGGGAATAAGTACAGCGCTCAGGGCGAGCGACAG gttcCAGTTCTACAAACAAACAATGGCCCAAGTCTAATGGGATTGGCTACCATCGCGACCCATCTAGTCAAGCAAGCCAATAAAGAGCACTTGCTAGGGAGCACCGCCGAAGAAAAGGCAATCGTTCAGCAGTGGTTAGAGTACAGGATCACTCGAGTAGATGGACACTCCAGTAAAGAAGATACCCACAGCCTGCTGAAG gatcTTAATTCCTATCTTGAAGATAAAGTCTACCTCGCAGGATATAACTTTACCTTGGCGGATATCCTTCTGTACTACGGGCTCCACCGCTTCATA GTTGACCTGACAGttcaagaaaaggagaaatatctTAATGTGTCTCGCTGGTTTTGTCACATTCAGCATTACCCAGACATCAGGCAACATCTGTCTAGTGTTGTCTTCATCAAGAACAAACTCTATGCTAACTCCCACTAG